One part of the bacterium genome encodes these proteins:
- a CDS encoding DUF3732 domain-containing protein: MAQALKDTLPYFLGAVDDDYVRKREELRRLRERLRAIDRELAEQRAIQGDGTSRASSLLAQARDVGLTTVVATTWEELVPALRDVGSRPVSDAELEAGEPSEYRRLSEERAGLLADQRALSEEIGSARAFGRDEEGFSREATEQKARLVSIGIFEGSESAHECPLCMQPLGEEAIPRVEQVSESLAEVSARLDSVTRGAPQVERAIAELETGLSGVRVSLGANRAAMEAVRASDERLQQAQDEATRRSHVLGRVSLYLESLPELPDTTALESQSVELRSQCEALEEELSSDRVGERIESITSILGQRLTAWARHLELEHSRYPLRLDIKKLTIVADTRNGPVPMARMGSGENWVGYHLIAHLGLHEWFAEEDRPVPRFLFLDQPSQVYFPPEQDKDGSMEAVPDDDRVAVTRMFRFISDVVEGLAPRFQVIVTEHADISEDWYQKSIVERWRQGNKLVPEDWPSDTDLEK, from the coding sequence CGTGGATGATGACTATGTCCGAAAGAGAGAGGAGCTGCGACGACTCCGGGAGCGTCTTCGGGCGATCGATCGCGAGCTCGCTGAGCAGAGGGCAATTCAAGGCGACGGCACTAGCAGGGCGTCTTCTCTCTTGGCTCAAGCCAGGGACGTTGGGCTAACGACCGTTGTCGCGACTACTTGGGAAGAGCTTGTCCCGGCGCTGCGGGATGTCGGGAGCCGGCCGGTTTCCGACGCGGAGCTTGAGGCTGGCGAACCGAGCGAGTACCGGCGGCTATCCGAGGAGCGGGCGGGATTGCTGGCCGATCAGCGCGCTCTGAGCGAGGAGATCGGCTCCGCTCGTGCCTTCGGACGCGACGAAGAGGGCTTTTCGAGAGAAGCGACGGAGCAAAAGGCCAGGTTGGTCTCGATCGGGATTTTCGAAGGCTCTGAGTCAGCACATGAGTGCCCGTTGTGCATGCAGCCTCTAGGTGAAGAGGCCATTCCAAGAGTCGAGCAGGTTAGTGAGTCCCTAGCTGAAGTCTCCGCACGACTTGACTCCGTCACCCGAGGGGCACCGCAGGTCGAGCGTGCGATCGCCGAGCTGGAAACGGGGTTGAGCGGTGTGCGCGTCTCTCTAGGGGCGAATCGCGCTGCGATGGAAGCGGTTCGGGCTTCGGACGAGCGGCTGCAGCAGGCGCAGGACGAAGCTACGAGACGATCCCATGTTCTGGGCCGAGTGAGCCTGTACTTGGAAAGCCTGCCGGAACTGCCCGACACAACGGCGCTTGAGAGTCAGTCTGTCGAGCTCCGAAGCCAGTGCGAGGCGCTTGAGGAAGAACTGAGTAGCGACCGGGTAGGCGAGCGGATCGAGTCAATCACGTCGATTCTTGGGCAGCGGTTGACAGCATGGGCAAGGCATCTGGAGTTGGAGCACTCGCGGTATCCGCTCCGCCTTGACATTAAGAAACTGACGATTGTGGCGGATACCCGAAACGGACCCGTGCCTATGGCGCGAATGGGAAGCGGGGAAAACTGGGTCGGGTACCACTTGATCGCTCATCTCGGACTTCACGAGTGGTTCGCAGAGGAGGACAGACCGGTTCCGAGGTTCTTGTTCTTGGATCAACCGTCGCAGGTATATTTCCCGCCTGAGCAAGACAAGGACGGTTCGATGGAGGCTGTCCCGGACGATGATCGCGTGGCCGTCACGCGGATGTTTCGTTTCATATCCGATGTGGTCGAGGGGCTGGCTCCCCGGTTCCAGGTGATAGTTACCGAGCACGCGGATATTTCTGAGGACTGGTACCAGAAGTCAATCGTAGAGCGTTGGCGGCAGGGGAATAAGCTCGTCCCTGAGGATTGGCCTTCCGACACAGATCTAGAGAAATAG